From the genome of Scyliorhinus canicula chromosome 27, sScyCan1.1, whole genome shotgun sequence:
ATCCCTGCTtccatgggttggggggggggggaggggggttgagatcATCCCGGGATTTGCATTTTCCATCCCTGTGAACCTCTTCAGGGACAAGGAAGCGGATTGCACCTGGATCGCAGAGCGATGAGACACTCTTATGTGGAAGCGAAGGGCTTTCGGACAGAGGGCATACCCACGTGGAGCTGGAGTGTGGGCAGTTGGCTGGGGAACTGCCCCATGCCGTGTCTGCGTGCCCTTCCCCGCCACCTGCTGCTACACTCGTACTGTGGCTCTCCTCTCCTTGCCGCATATCATCGTGCTGGTCCTCCCATCCAACTCCTTGGCTCCCGTTTGTGTTTTTAAATCCCGGTTGATTACAAGTGCATCTTCGGGGCGCAAGTCACCACAGGGGGCACGAGGTGGGTGATTGGTAAATTTAAAGAGACGGGGCTGAACTAGGGCAGGATTGAATTCGGATGACTGTCCTTCCCCAGAAAGAAATCTTCCAACCCCTTACCCGTTCATACAAACTGCCCTACTGTTGACACTATAGGGAAgtgggggaaatcagccagggacCCGTGCGGAGCCTGTATGCCAATGAGGAGCCAGTGGCAtctgtggaggaggtgggggcatAGGGAGACACACACTGGCACAGTTGGTGATCTTTGCCCGATGTCGGTATCTGCTCAGTTGTACGACACGTGGGTCTAATTCACGGGCAGAGATGTGAAAACACAACTtgagtttttgttttttaaacagaACATTCATTTGTAgatttgagttttttttaaacattactTGTTGATTTAAGGGCCTTATGtttgaattaaaagaaaaaactATTCATGATGATgtcttttcttttgggtttttatgtTTTGAGcggaaatattttaaaaataaatttagagtacccaattcatttttccaattaaggggcaatttaacgtggccaatccacctactctgcacatctttgggttgtgggtgggggcgaaacccacgcaaacacggggagaatgtgcaaactccacacggacggtgacccagagccgggatcgaacccgggacctcagcgcctcgagactgcagtgctaacccactgcaccaccgtgctgcctcgagCGGAAATGTTGAAGCCTTCAGCTGCGATCTGGCCTGCAGACTTGCTCAAGCTTGACCTTTCCAACCACAGTAACGCCCAGTTGCTTAGCCCTCCCTGTCGGTTCAGTAATACAACCTCAATCGGTCTCCCCCACATGGGGCTCATTACCCCTTGCACTGTCACGACGGCACCTGCTCAGTTAGAACCCACCATTACCAGCTATAGCTTGACTGACAATGCAGCTTCCTCCTACTGTTGCACGTCTTGTCCCAGCCCTGTTAGTGAATATATCTCAACCGATGTTATTCCATCTCCCTCATACTtagtagggtggcacagtggttagcactgccgcctcacagctccagggacccaggttcgattccagcctcggtttactgtctgtgtgaagtttgcactttctccccgtgtctgcgtgggtttcctccgggtgctccggtttcttcccacggtccaaagatgtgcgggttaggtggattggccgtgataaattgccttagtgtccaaaagattagactgggttatggggatggctaaagtagggggtgctctttccaagggccagtgcagactcaatgggccgaatagccacaTTCTGCGCTGTGGGGATTTTATGATAACCTCTCCCCCTAACGTCCTGTTTTACAGATTTGTATCCGTACCATCATTAATCCAGCTTCCAGGGTAAGAGGGGAGATGAGAGttactgccctcgacatcaaggcagcatttgaccgagtgtggcatcaaggagccctaaacAAAACTAGAATCGCTGGGAAGATGATTGgggttgttgaaggtcaatcatctcagctccaatccacctaacctgcacatctttggattgtgggggtgagacccacgcagaacgtTCAAACttcacattgacagtgacccggggccgggatcgaacctgggacctcggcgccgtgaggcagcagggctaaccccacTGTCTGCACCCcctggggatgtttgctgatgactgcacaatgttcagcaccattaggggccgcacggtagcatggtggttagcataaatgcttcacagctccagggtcccaggttcgattcccggctgggtcactgtctgtgcggagtctgcacgtcctccccgtgtgtgcgtgggtttcctccgggtgctccggtttcctcccacagtccaaagatgtgcgggttaggtggattggccatgctaaattgtccgtagtgtcctaaaaagtaaggtgggggggttttgttgggttacgggtatagggtggatacatgggtttgagtagggtgatcattgctcggcacaacatcgagggccgaagggcctgttctgtgctgttctatgttctattcacaactcttcaggtactgaagcagtccatgtccaaatgcagcaaagcccgggacaatatccaggcttaggctgtcAAGTGGCAAAATAACATTTGTGCCGCACAAGTGTCAggcgatgaccatctccaataagagaccaTCTAAACatggccccttgacattcaatggcattaccatcactgaatcccccactatcaacatcctgggggttaccattaaattggtaatgtttattgtcacaagtaggcttacattaacactgcaatgaaattactgtgaaaagcccctagttgccatattccgtcgcctgttcgggtacactgagggggaattcagaatgtccaattcacctaacaagcacgtgtttcaggacttgtgggaggaaaccggagggaacccacgcagacagggggagaacgtgcaggctccgcacagactgtgacccaaaatgggaattgaacccgaaaccctggagctgtcaagcaacagtgctaactactgtgctaccgtgccgtccaattgaccagaaatggaactggaccagccatataaatactgtggctacaggagcaggtcagaggctgggaatcctgcggcgagcaatttgccacctgactccccaaagcctgtccatctacAAGTCAGAATACAGTCCACTTGCGATGGCTGAGTGAATCTCCaacacttgacaccatccaggacaaagcaaccccgcttgattggcacctcgtcaaccaccttaaccattcactccctccaccactgatgcacagtagcagccgtgtgtcctGTTGGAACTCCCAAGGCCCCTTTCAAACCCTCAACCGTGACCACCTAgacgacaagggcagcagacacagggggaaaacACCATCATTtggaggttccccatggtcaacacagtagcacagtggttagcacagttgcttaacagctccagggtctctggttcgattcccggcttgagttactgtctctgcggagtctgcacgttctccctgtgtctgcgtgggtttcctccgggtgctccggtttcctcccacagtccaaagatgtgcaggttaggtggattggccatgctaagttgcccttagtgttcaaaagattaggtggggttacggggatagggtggaggtgtggcctcaggtagggtgctctttccaagggctggtgcagactcgatgggccgaatggcctccacctgcactgtaaattctgtgattctaagtcactcaccatcctgacttggaaatatatcggctgttccttcactgtccctgggacaaaatcctggtactctctccctaacagcactgtgggtgtacctacacaacagggactgcagcggctcaagaaagcggctcaccaccaccttctcaaggggcaatgcgGGATGAGcgctaaatgctggcctagccagcgttgTCCACATTGCATTAACGAACAAAGATAAACTCTAGTCTCAACACCAATTCCCACAGCCCGTGAACAAGGTTTTAAAATAGGAAAgcacacaggaggccattcagcccctcgaacctgcttcaccgttcaataagatcatggctgatccaagtGTGGCTTCAACACCACTTCCTGCCGGTCCATATAACCCCCGACTCCCCTGTCAATCACGAATCTATCTAActcggccttgaatatattcaggtgacccagcccccctccccccccccactgctctcagagagaattctaaagattaacGACCTTccgagaggaaattcctcctcggcTCCGTCTGAAATGGGaaatcctttatttttaaacggtgCCATCCTCGCAGGACAGCACCCCGTCGAGCCCCCGCCTCGCAATCCTataggtttcaatgaggtcactCTCAATTCTTCTGAACGGCAATGAGAGGCGGCTCAACTTCTCCTCCCGAGAcaaaccccttcaccccaggCGTCAGCCTTCTCGGAATGTTACAGTTAGATCTCGACTGATCCGCATGTTGACTCTTATTATCCCAACTTGGTCTCACGATATTTGGCTTGAGGGAATGGAGGCAAGCTACTGAACGTAATCGAAGGTGTCTTGTCAGGATTAACAGCACAGCAATTCCAATTCACACTCCCACTGCGAGTTTTATTCTTCTGCAAAGAAAACATTATAAatttgatgggggtgggggcttcAGTGTACAAAAGGATTACATCTGGGCAGATTCAGCAGTCTGTGAGGAGGAACATAGATATTTGGGGAACAAAGACAGCGAGGTGGAGAAGCTGCACTGTGATTGCGGAGTTTGTCTGGGTGTGACGTCACACAAGTATTGCAAATGAGAAAATATACATTCAGACCAAAAGCCCCAAAGTGTTGGATGAGGGTAAGAAACAGCCTGTCAAAGTATACAGCGAAAATGCTGCCCATACTGCCCCATGTACCTCAGGTCACATGGTTTAATATTTTTCAACGGGTAAAGTCCTTGTGTGTTACAGTCAACCATTAATGTTtatcttttttcttctttttcttcttgtgACCCACCTCCCAGGGCACAGTCTGTGGGATCTCGGCCTCTTTGTGTTTTCTCCTTTTCTTCTCCCGCTTTCTGTGTCCGAGCTCCACCGATCCGGTGTCTGAGTGTTCGAaggcagcttcttcctgctctgGCTCGTGCCCGCTGACCGCCACCGTATTCGCCCCCTTCCTCCTCTTGGCCAGGGGCTCCCCCTGGTCACCGAGCTCCGGCGCCACGGCCGAGTCGCCGCGGCGTTTCCGTGGCAGCCGCCAGGGCACGGCCGCGCCGAAAGGCTGGAACCTCAGCTTCAAGCCCGGCGGGATGCTGGGCGCCGGGCTGACGGGGATGGAGCGCAGCCCCTCGCTCCCGGACGGATCCTCCCAGCTCTCTCCGATGGTGATGCACCCGGCAAACGGTGGACAGCTCTCGCCGTGGCCTTCCTTCTCCAGGGGGAGGACCAGACTGACCCCTTCTGCTCCGCCGGACGTGCCAAACACGTTGTACAGTTTGTCCCTGTATGTCTTTGACTTGAGTGTCTGAAAACCGACCAACGGGATCTTCCTTCCGGAGAAACTGAAATAGAAAATTAGTAAAAACGTATCGAGCTGTTAGGTCCAAGTGCAAATAAAAGTCTCTCTGTTTGCATACCATCAGGTAACAATATTGTACCTAGAAACCACCTCAAGTGGATCAGCACATTCCAAAATGTATATGTCAACAACGTACTTTTTCAAGCAGTCACTGTTGATATGTAGGAAGTGTGGCAGgcgatttgcacacagcaagatcccacaaataactTGATAAAGACcagatcattttaaaaaaaataactgtgtTTGCAGGATAAATATCAACCAGGACAGTGGGGAGAATGCACTGCTCTTTGAGCTTGTCACACGCTCTTTCaccttaagaagtcttacaacaccaggttaaagtccaacaggtttgtttcaaacacgagctttcggagcacggctccttcttcaggagctccttcctccttctgaagaaggagccgtgctccgaaagctcgtgtttgaaacaaacctgttggactttaacctggtgttgtaagacttcttactgtgctcaccccagtccaacgccggcatctccacatcatggctctttCACCTTGACCTTGGtttaacaatttgaaatgttcattcacaggatgtgaccgtcgctggctcgaccagcattttcccccatccctaactgtccctcaagaaggtggtgcggAAACTACCACTGCAGGCCGTGTGGCGTacacacacccacagtgctgttaggcagggcgttacaggattttgacccagcgacagtgaaagaacggtcgatatatttccaagtcaggatggtgagtgacttggaggagaacctccagatggtggtggcCCCAGTTAcctgctgctctccttccagatgGCAGCGGTCATGGATTTGTCTCACGAGCACTGGTGAGTTCCCTGTATCCGAAAGTCAATGTTGGGAGCACTGCCTCCATATTTCACCGGACCCATTCCCTTCCCGagttagggatggggggggggggggggggtgcagtgcaaCCCGCTGACCAACACTCACAGCTGAGTTGTTTCCCCAAGAGCTTTGCATTGTATTTAACAATGAAACTTACACGTTTACAGATGATATCAGTTTCCGCGCATTTCCTCAATCGCCCAGGACACTCACCCGTGGGGATCGAAGTCCGCGGGGGCCTTGATGAGCCAGAGCTCGGTGGAAGGATCGTTCACCTTCTCTGGCGTGAGAGAGCACAATGGCGCACGTGGGCACGGGAGAAATTCCGAAGGGCATTCGAATTTGGTCATCTTACCGGATcctgaaaattgaaaaaaaaaagacagacTCAGTAGATTGACAAGAACCACCCCTCCAGAAAATACAGGCAATACCAGGAGAAGCCTTGGAATTGAGGGGGGGCAAGGGACACAAAAGAGGACATTTCTCAtcctatcaatcaatcaatccccCCTCCACTGAGGATTTCAGTCCAGCTCTGACCATCTCAGAGGTGAAGGTTTTGGGCTGCCCCCTTGCCAATCCcacgggggaggggtgagtgttttggTCCATGCCCTCCAACTGCTCCAAGAGGAGTGAAGTTGTTGGTCCATCCCCTTTAACCGTCCCTCACGGGGGAGGCTGGGGGTGTGCGGGTTGGTCTGTTCCCTGTAACGGTCTCCAAACAAGAGGGCAAGGGGTTTGGTCCGTCCTCGATAACCACCCCcatgttttggagggggggggggcggctttgGACCATCCCCATTAACTATTACCAagggagtgagtgggggaggggggattggtctGTCCCCATTCCCCAAGAGAGTTGTGGCAGGAGGGTATGGCCCATCCCGTTTAACTATCCCCACAAGGGAATGGAGGGGACTGGGTCCGGTCCTTTTAACCATCACCCAAAAGAGGGGCGTATTGGTCCGTCCCTTTTAACAGCCCCCCAGGTGAGGGGGGGTATTGGTCCGTCCCCTTTAACCGTCCCCACGTGAGGGGGTTATTGGTCCGTCCCCATTAACCATCCCCAAGTGAGGGGGGTATTGGTCCGTCCCCATTAACCATCCCCAAGTGAGGGGGGTATTGGTCCGTCCCCATTAACCATCCCCAAGTGAGGGGGGTATTGGTGCGTCCCCATTAACCGTCCCCAAGTGAGGGGGTTATTGGTCCGTCCCCTTTAACCGTCCCCAAGTGAGGGGGGTATTGGTCCGTCCCCAAGTGAGGGGGGTATTGGTCCGTCCCCTTTAACCGTCCCCAAGTGAGGGGGTATTGGTCCGTCCCCATTAACCATCCCCAAGTGAGGGGGGTATTGGTCCGTCTCCTTTAACTGCCCCAAGTGAGGGGGGTATTGGTCCGTCTCCTTTAACTGCCCCAAGTGAGGGGGGTATTGGTCCGTCCCCATTAACCATCCCCAAGTGAGGGGGGTATTGGTCCGTCCCCATTAACCATCCCCAAGTGAGGGGGGTATTGGTCCGTCCCCTTTAACCGTCCCCAAGTGAGGGGGGTATTGgtccgtccccccaccccccgggcgcTCGGATTCCTCAcccgccgccgccgccatggccgcGGCCCGtctccctcggggggggggggggcacgtggggCCTGGACCGCACCATGGCTgtaccgggggtgggggaggcgggaaTCCCCCCGCGCTCTACCCTCCGAATGGGACAGTCCGGACCGCACCATGGCTGTCCCCGGGGCGGGGGTATACGGAAATCCCCCCCGCGCTCTCCGCTCCGAATGGGACCGTCCGCCTCCCTCGCACCATTAGCTCCCCCCTTAATAATCGGAATGGGACGTCCTGCGGCCCGCTCTTCAAGCCGAGTGCTGGGTCAGTCCACTCGGACCGGAGGGGGGAGGCTGTCAATATCCACATTGCTATCTTTTCAGGGACAATATTCGCTAAGGATGAGGTGGCGGAGGGTTATATTTTTAATATAATCGATTAAAAGTCACCTGGGTTTCTTTTCGCGCTTAAATTCTATCTTTGAATGCACTTCGCGGCCAGTACGGGTCCTTAAAGGGATGGTGcaccctccccatgtctgccgacGGAAATTCCAGCCCAGGCTGTTTGCGACAGGGGGCGCTGTGCGCCAGGACTGGAAGCAAAGTTCAAAACTCTCAAACTTTCCTTCAAACTTTTTCTTTCCTTTGACCCAGAGGCAGTTTGTGGCTGGGCTGATGGAATGGGGCGGCGTGttggcactgccgcctcacggcaccagggatccgggttccatTCCGCCCTCGGGcaacttgtctgtgtggagtttgcacgccctCCCCCCCTGTCTACGCCGACTTCCCCCAAAGGCGCGCGGGTCGGGTGGATGAGCCGCGGGTGCTGAGTTGCCCCCTTGCGTCCAAAAGAAGTTAggcgggtggggtgctctttcagagggtcagtgcagactcgacgggccgagtggcctccttctgcaccctagTGGTTCCATGCAAAGGATTCCGCGCGCCGCGTTAATCttcctcaccattgtcccccccaccctacctAAAAATTGGAATGGGAAGTCCCGTGGCCCGTTCAAGCCGAGTGGTGGGTCAGTCCACTCAGAATGGAGGGGGAAGAGTGTCAATATCGACATTGCTCTCTTTTCATTgtacagggatgtgcaggttaggtgtggttgtggggatagggcgggggagtggggcttGGTAGAGCTCTCAgagtgtcgatgcagactcgttgggctgaatggcctgcttctgcactgtcaggattctatggcaGAAAGGGAGAGAAAGACAGATTTAGGGCGGGAATTCAGGAGTTCAGGAGGCTGAAGGCACCGTGGTAGAGAAATGGGGTTGCCCTAGCGGCCAGAGTTGCAAGAGCACAGATACCTCAGaggaaggttatgggggggggggggggggcgggggggggggggggggggggcgggggggggggcggaatttgaaaacaaggatgaaaatatTAAATTTGTGGTGCATTTCCCCATTACcattcatagaaattacagtgctgaagaaggccattcggcccatcaagtctagaccggctcttgaaagagcaccctactccaccctccaccctatccccataacccagtaaccctaccgaaCGGTTGGACACTAAAGGCCTAATTAAGGACAGAGGTGCTGGACATGTGGGATTGGGGAGGAGGACTTGAGGCAGTGGGTTCGCGAACCCACTGAACCCTCGTgagctctgggttcaaatcccatcccaggacttgatggtcaaggaaggcgAGTTCGTAAAGCTGCCAAAAGCtgattatcaacctgcaaaatccttccaactcacgccaatggctggcagtcagagcgggagcggttCCTGGCCAGCCATGTAGCGGAAAGAATGCTGGAGCCTCCACTGTCACTCTCCACAGCCCCGAACTCCCAGGCTACAATGAACAGGTAAATTTGCAACTCCCTGGGGGAGGCTGGACGGCAAGGGGTGGGTAAGATTGGTGCCGACAGCACGTTGTTCAATCGCTGTTCTGGCTGGGATGGGTATGGGACCTGCTTCCTTGTCCCACTTCTGGCGGTTGTCGTGGTGATGTGGGTCCGACCTACCTTTTGGACAGAGAACTGCGGAAGAATATGGTCCAGCGGGAACGGGCCTGGAGGCAAGGGATGGAGCTAAGTGGAAGAAACCGAATtattggaactctttgccgcagaaggctgtggaggccaaatcactgagtgtctttaaggccgagataggtaggttcttgattaataatgggatcaggggttatggggagaaggcaggagaatgaggatgagaaaatatcagccatgatcgaatggtggaacagacttgatgggctgaatggcctaattctgctcctgcgtcttatggccttatgggaAGGGGGCTGGTGCACCAAAACTGCAATAATGCGACCCTTTTCATTCAATGCAGGAATGCTGTCCTCTTATCAATGCCAGTCCAGGCAAAAAAA
Proteins encoded in this window:
- the polr1g gene encoding CD3e molecule, epsilon associated protein isoform X2, producing the protein MAAAGSGKMTKFECPSEFLPCPRAPLCSLTPEKVNDPSTELWLIKAPADFDPHGFSGRKIPLVGFQTLKSKTYRDKLYNVFGTSGGAEGVSLVLPLEKEGHGESCPPFAGCITIGESWEDPSGSEGLRSIPVSPAPSIPPGLKLRFQPFGAAVPWRLPRKRRGDSAVAPELGDQGEPLAKRRKGANTVAVSGHEPEQEEAAFEHSDTGSVELGHRKREKKRRKHKEAEIPQTVPWEVGHKKKKKKKDKH
- the polr1g gene encoding CD3e molecule, epsilon associated protein isoform X3, which codes for MAAGSGKMTKFECPSEFLPCPRAPLCSLTPEKVNDPSTELWLIKAPADFDPHGFSGRKIPLVGFQTLKSKTYRDKLYNVFGTSGGAEGVSLVLPLEKEGHGESCPPFAGCITIGESWEDPSGSEGLRSIPVSPAPSIPPGLKLRFQPFGAAVPWRLPRKRRGDSAVAPELGDQGEPLAKRRKGANTVAVSGHEPEQEEAAFEHSDTGSVELGHRKREKKRRKHKEAEIPQTVPWEVGHKKKKKKKDKH
- the polr1g gene encoding CD3e molecule, epsilon associated protein isoform X1 gives rise to the protein MAAAAGSGKMTKFECPSEFLPCPRAPLCSLTPEKVNDPSTELWLIKAPADFDPHGFSGRKIPLVGFQTLKSKTYRDKLYNVFGTSGGAEGVSLVLPLEKEGHGESCPPFAGCITIGESWEDPSGSEGLRSIPVSPAPSIPPGLKLRFQPFGAAVPWRLPRKRRGDSAVAPELGDQGEPLAKRRKGANTVAVSGHEPEQEEAAFEHSDTGSVELGHRKREKKRRKHKEAEIPQTVPWEVGHKKKKKKKDKH